The following is a genomic window from Butyricimonas faecihominis.
GGCAAACTTTGGAATCACAATGGGACTTTCGCTAGTCGTATTCGGGATTTCAGGCTTTTTCGTTAAAACACGTTGGATAAAATATCTATTTTGGCTTACTGCCCTTGTCTCTACCTACGGATTATTAATCTCCGGAACCCGTAGTGCCATTGCTGTTCCTTTAGTCGGGTTATGTGCATACGCAGTACTATGTCGAAGTTTCAAGAATCTATTCATTGCCGGAGGAATATTGATAGTCATTATCTTATTTCTCACCCAAACCAATATAGGCAATAGTAACTCCATCATCCGCAGGATGCGTTCCGCCTTCAATAAAGAAGATGCCTCTTTTAAGGTCAGAGGGATCAACAAGGAAAAAATGATTCCTCTAATGAGGGATAAGCCTTTCGGGGTCGGATTGGGACTAAGCGGGGGACGCATGGAACGTTTTGCTATAAATAGTAAATTATCCGAATTACCCCCGGACTCCCTACTTACGATGTATTGGCTGGAGACAGGAATCGTGGGATTATCTCTCTATCTTTCTTTACTGGTCCTCATTTTTATACGAGCTTCCTATATTGCCATGTTTATCATCAAAGATAAACAATTGAAGAATATTCTATTTTCCATTATAGCTGGTCTGGCTGGTGTATTTGTTGCGGCCTATGCCAATGACATCACGACTTACCCGAACGGTATCCTCATTTGTATTCTATTTGTATTCCTATTCATTGCACCCTATTACGATAAAGAGTTAACACAGAATGAGCCAACAACCTGATATATCCATTATTACTATTAATTATAACGGTTTAGAAGAAACTTGTCAACTAATAGAATCTCTACAACAATACCCACAAGATTGTTCGTACGAGCTTATTGTTGTCGATAATGGTTCTATTCAGAATGAAGCGTTACTTCTTCAAAAAAAATATCCGGAAGTTCACGTCATTCGCAGTGAACAAAATATAGGTTTTTCGGGAGGAAATAATTTGGGGATTCAGACTGCCAAAGGGAAAGGGATATTCTTGCTAAATAATGATACATTGGTAACGGCCAACGATCTAAAGTATCTATACGAAAGATTGTATAGCTCCCCGGTAATAGGTGCCGTAAGTCCAAAAATCAAGTTTGCTTTTCCACCCCAACACATACAATTCGCTGGATTCACTCCTTTAAGCAAATACACGTTACGTAATCGAACTATCGGATATAACGAAACGGATGAAGGACAATTCGACATACCACAAGAAACGAGTTATTTACATGGAGCCGCTATGATGATAAAACGAGAAGTCATCGAACAGGTCGGGAGGATGCCGGAAATCTATTTTCTCTATTATGAAGAAATGGACTGGTGTACACAAATGTCAAGACAAGGATATCAGTTATGGTACGAACCTCGTTGCACCATATTCCACAAAGAAAGTCGCAGCACCGGTCAAGATTCTCCTTTAAAAACATATTACCTCACCCGGAATCGCCTGTTATACGCTTGGCGCAACCGACAAGGAAGGACACTCTATATATCTATACTATATCAGCTTTTAATGGCCAATCCTAAAAATATAACGATGCATCTATTACATGGCAGGTTATTACAAGTGGAAGCCATTTTCAAAGGATGCAGGGATTTTTTTCTATTAAAACATAAAAGAGAAAACATATGAATATTCAGGAAGCACTATACATATTCGAGTATATCTGTTGGATTCTTGCAAGTGTTGCCGTTGCATACCCACTAATTTATTCTCTTGCCTCCCTAGGAACAAGAAAATCATATTACCCGACAGCCAATAAACAACATAAATTCGCCATCCTGTTCCCCGCTTATAAAGAGGATAGGGTTATCCTTCCGGTCGTGGAGTCTTTCCTACAACAACACTATCCACAAGAGCTGTACAAAGTAATTGTCATCTCGGATCATATGCAAGAAACCACAAACGAACGGTTGGCTCAACTCCCGATCACGCTACTCAAAGCAAACTATGAAAATAGTTCAAAAGCGAAAGCCCTGAATTTCGCCATGGACCACTTCGAACGGGATGAATTTGATGCCGTTGTTATCCTGGATGCCGATAATATTGTTGATACAAATTTTTTATTAGAAATTAATAAAGTCTTTGATGCCGGAGTGCAGGCTATCCAAGCCCACCGAACTGCAAAAAACCGAAACACGGACATTGCGGTTCTTGATGGTCTTAGTGAAGAAGTTAACAACTCCATTTTCCGACGTGGACATGTAAGACTAGGCATATCCTCCGCCCTAATAGGTTCGGGAATGATATTCAACTATCAATGGTTCCATGACAACGTAAAACACCTCGTCACCACAGGGGAAGATAAAGAATTAGAAGTTTTATTACTCAAACAGAGAATATTTATTGAATTTCTGGACGAAGTGTACGTATACGATGAAAAGACACAAGGAGAAAAAGGATTTTATAACCAACGCCGCCGTTGGTTGGCAACACAATTCGCTCAATGGGGACGAGTTTTCAAAGATCTTCCCCAAGCAATCTTGTCCGGGAATATTGATTACAGTGATAAACTGATCCAATGGGTGTTACCACCTCGTCTTATCCTATTCGGAGGTATCATCGTAATGGGAAGTATTATGCAAATCATTGATTGGCCGCTTGCCTTGAAATGGTGGGCTTTATTTCTTATCATGGGAGTCACGTTGTGTCTCGCCATACCGGACAAACTAGTGGATGATCGGTTCAAAAAATCAATCAACAAACTACCCTTGTTATTTATCATGATGGTAGTCAATTTATTCCGGATGAAGGGAATGAATAAAAAGTTCGTGAACACGGAAAAGAATGGTTCCTCAACTTTATAAAAATGAACCCTATGAAAATAGCCATTGAAGCACAACGTATCTTTCGCACGAATAAGCACGGAATGGATTTTGTCGCTCTCGAAACAATCCGGGAATTACAAAAGCTGGATCATATCCATGAATATTATATACTGGTTGCCCCCGGAGAGGATCATTGTCTGGAAGAATCAGCCAACTTCCATATTATAGAAATAAAATGTCCGACTTATCCTCTATGGGAACAGGTTGCCTTACCACTAGCCATTCGCAAGATAAAACCGGATATAGTGCATTGCACAAGCAATACGGCTCCATTATTCTGTCCGGCACCACTAATCCTCACGTTACATGATATTATATTTTTAGAGAAACGAGCACACAATAATAAGTCCATGTACCAAAACATGGGATGGTACTATCGTCGTTTTGTTGTTCCCCGGATACTGAAAAAGTGTAAACAGATTATTACCGTGTCTCAATTTGAATGTAACCGAATTCGGGAAACATTACACCTGCCGGAAGAACAAATTATCGCCACTCACAATGGTTTCAGCCAGCGTTTCCATCCGCTAGAATCGGTTTATGACACCACGAAAAAATATATCCCGTCCAAAGAATATTTATTTTTCTTGGGAAATACCGATCCTAAAAAAAATACAACACGCACATTAAAAGCGTATAGCGTGTATGTACAACAATCTGCCCACCCATTACCCCTGTTGATTGCAGACCTGAAAGAAGAAGTCATCCATCAAATATTAAAACAAGAGGGTATCGAAAACATTAAAAATATGCTCTATTCTCCGGGCTATATCACCCATTCTGATTTGCCCGCCATATATAATGGTGCCCGGACTTTTCTCTACACTTCCCTACGGGAAAGTTTTGGAATTCCTCTTTTGGAAGCCATGGCATGTGGCACTCCGGTCATTACTTCTAACACCTCTGCCATTCCGGAAATCGCAGGAGACGGAGCGATATTGGTTAGTCCGCTAGACGTTAATGCCATCGCCAAGGAATTGCTCAGACTGGAAACAGACGTTCCCTACCGGAATCAACAAATTGCATACGGCTTGGAAAGAAGTAAGCAATTCTCTTGGCAACACACGGCAGAACAATTACTGAAAATATATGAATCTATACACTAAAAAAGAAGATTATGAATGATTATATTTCTATTATCAGCTCGTTGATTATATTTCTATTTCCATACTTGGGACGCAAATGGTTTAATCCTCAACTATTAAGTTCAACGGTGGTCAGTCTCGGATTACTGGGAACTTTTGGAGGTATCATGTACGGCCTGTGGGTTTTTAGTGTCGAGCAAATCGACTCATCTATTCCGCAATTATTGGAAGGATTAAAAACAGCCTTTTTAACTTCTATCGCAGGTATGTTAGCCTCATTAATCCTCAAACTTGTACCCGGCTTTTACGGGATCAGAAAAGAAGAGAAACAGGAAGAAGAAATCACAGACAAACAGTTATTCCAAGTACTTGAAAGTATCGAGAAAAATACACAACCGACGACCTCTCTAGCATTGGTTCAAGAGATTAAATCTTCAAACGAACAACTCAAAAATAATTTTCAATCCCTGAACGACAATCTACAAAACATGGTTGCCAGAGAGTTGCATTTCAACACGGAAGCGCTGGCTAGTTCTCTCCAAACAGTTATATCCAATTTAGACAATAGGATTTCAGAACAAATTAATCAAACCATTTTAAAGATATACGATATACTGGAACAACAATTACAGCATATCATACATTCCCAAGAATTTAACCAAACAATACAGGAACAACTTCAAGACACTCTTTCTAAATTACAAGAAACAATACAGAACATCGAAACCTTCTTGGGAAAATCCAATAATCTAAACATGAAACAAAATCATGTTTTCATGGAGCAAGTGACCTCATTCGGTGAGTTTATCAAAGGCTCGGAACAACAAATGAGTTCTCAATTAAACCGTATGGAAGAAAAGTATGAAAGGGAATTAACCGAACTGGAGAAGTTTACCAAGACGTTAATGACGATTATCAAGAAATTATCACAAGACCACGATACGCTGTACAAAAAAACAAATGACGTGGAATGAACATCTAATTGTGTATTATGAGAATATTTAAATCATCGAAAGAAGAAAACCAATGGATGTCAATCTCAGACTTGATGTCTGTACTTATGATGATCTTTCTTTTCATTTCTATCGTGTATATGAGAAGTGTGAATCTCGAAAAAAATAAAATAACTTCCATTGCCCAAACCTATGAAACCACACAGGTTGAAATCACGAACGATTTAAAAAAGGAATTTACAAAGAATCTGCAAATCTGGAATGCCGTATTGGATTCCTTAACGCTTTCCATCCGTTTTGAAAATCCCGAAATCTTATTTAATGTTGGAAGTGCCGAGTTAAACGATCATTTCAAAAGTATTCTGGATAGTTTTTTTCCCCGATTCATACAGATTCTAACCGATCCCAAATACAAGAACGATATTGAAGAGATTCGTATAGAAGGCCACACGTCCAGCGAATGGGCCGGAGAATCCTCACCCTATCAAGCTTATTTCAACAATATGGAACTTTCACAGGACAGGACTCGCAAAGTGTTAGAGTATATCCTTTCGCAGATAAAAGATGAACAACTACTCCACTGGACTAAAAGTAAACTTACCGCCAACGGTTTATCTTCCAGTCATCTAATCTATAATCCAAATCAAACAGAAAACAAAGAACGTTCCCGACGAGTTGAATTCAAAATAAAAACAAATGCAGAACAACAAATCATTAGAATTTTAGAGCAAAGCAAGTAACAAAATAATTCTATTTTGAAAATCTTTATCAAGAATCAATAACGTAAATTACTTATTACCATGTCATTTACAAAAAGAATATTATATTTTTTCATAAAAAAAAGTTCGGAAAAATCACACCGGATTTATTACAAACAAAAAAACAATTACTATATCAACCAATACATTCAGTGTACCCAAAAGAAAAGTCCATCAAAAATTCGAAAAGAAACACATGAACTATGGAAATATTGGAAAATATACCCAATACAATATTTCCGCTATAATATGTATCGCTCAGATTGCCCTCTAAGCATATCAGAAATGAAAAATTATATTCCAGATTACTTTGCTTATTATCTGCTCTATCCGAAATCTTTCAAAGAAAGGAATATTCTTTGCGAAGACAAATTTCTCTTCTACACAATCTGTCAAGGTTTAAGAATAAATCAACCAAAAACAATTCTCTATACTAGAAATAACTCATTTCTAAATGATCAGCAAAACATTATAACTTTACAAGAAACATTAGAAATTATTCAAAATATACCAGACAAAAAACTTTTTATAAAACCAAGATTCGGAGTTGGAGGCACTGGTATTCACGTATTAAATAAGACAAATCCTAATACTTTTATTGATAAACAAAAAAACGTTATAGTAGATCTTGAATACATAAAAGAAATCGTTAAACAAGATTATATCATTCAGGCCGGGTTAACACAACATACCATTATAAATGAAATATACCCATTTTCAATAAATACATTTAGAATTGTAACTGAATGTATTGATAACTCTAAAATAAAAATTTTATTCGCACTATTAAGAATGGGACATGGAGGAATGGAAATTGATAACGCAACTTCAGGTGGTCTTTACACAAAAGTAAATCCAAACACCGGAGAACTCTATAAATATGCCCTAACAAATAATCAGGAAAAGTTTCTAGCACACCCTTATACTAATTTCAAATTTGAAGGATTCCATATTCCATTCTGGGACAAGATTGTAGAATTCACGTTAAAGCTCGCTTTCAAATTTTGCGATATAAAATATATTGGTTGGGACATCGCCTATACCGAAGACGGTCCAGTTGTCATCGAAGCAAACAATGGGCCTGATATAAGTATTTTACAAGATTTCTATGGAGGTCTTAAAAATCATTTTAAAATAAATTCTCCCACAGACTTTTGGTATTCAGAAAACTATGGAATTAAAGATCTATAAAAACACATCAAATGTTTGATAAATTAAAAACTGTTATAAAAAGAAATACTCAAATTAAGAGGCTTATCATGTGGTCAATCTCCCCTGCGAATAATCCCCGGCCTCGTCTCTGGGTTAAATGGTTCATTAATCCCTTCGTACACAAAAAAGGAAAAGGGGCTATCATCCGCCGAAGAAAATCACGTATCGACGTGTTCCCGTGGAATCAGTTCTCTATTGGTAATAACACGATTATCGAAGATTTTACAACAATAAATAACGGAGCGGGCAATATCATTATCGGTGATAATGCCCGTGTCGGGATCGGCTCTGTCATTATAGGTCCCGTATATCTAGGCAATAAAGTAGGCTTAGGACAACATGTCTTTATTTCCGGTTTCAATCATGGATATGAAGATGGAGAACGGGATTCTAACGAACAGGCTTTAGTAAAAAAAGAAGTTATCATTGATGATGAGTCCCATATCGGGGCCAACTCAGTCATCGTTGCAGGAGTTCATATCGGTAAAAGATGCCAAATTGGAGCAGGAAGCGTTGTTACCAAAAATATTCCCGATTATTCTGTTGCCGTAGGCAATCCTGCGAAAATTATCAAACGATACAATTTTCAAAACAAAACATGGGAACGGACACAAGAATTAGTTCCCCTTGTCAATAATAATAGTAACCATATTTAGAATATAATGAACTCATTTAAAGTCAGCGTGATTATTCCTGTATACAACACAGAGTTATACATAAAACAAACCGTTGAATCAATACAAAAACAGACATTATATGACATTGAAATCATTATCATAAATGATGGTTCCACAGACAATAGTCTTTCTCTACTCTTGGAACTATCAAAACAAGACCATAGAATAAAAATATTCTCTCAAGAAAATCAAGGTTTATCCATATCCCGCAACACCGGACTAGAAAAAGCATCTGGAGAATTTGTTTATTTCATGGACAGTGATGACCTTTTGGAAAAAGATGCACTGGAAATATGTTATCAGAAATGTATTGCCGAAAAATTAGATTTTGTCTTTTTCGATGCAGAAAGTTTCTATGCTGAAAATACATGTCCAAGAAACTACCAATATCAACGCAATTTGCAAATATCCGATAACGTTTGGCAAGGGACAGAATTGTTAAAGATACAGGATCAAACAGGTAATTTCCGGACATCTGCTTGTCTTAGTTTTTCCAGTTCAAGTTTCCTGAAAAAAAATAATATTCGGTTTTATCCCCACATTATTCATGAAGATGAATTATACACGGCTCTGTTATATTTAAATGCTACACGAGTAAAATATATTCAACGAACTTTTTTCAAAAGACGAGTAAGAAAAAACTCTATCACCACCCGTCCATTTTCAATGAAGAATATTCAAGGATACTTTACCGTGGCAAATGAATTAAAAAACTACACGTATTTACAGGCCGAAGTAAGAGAAATCATTCATAATCACTTATCTAAAATGCTCAACGCTGCCATACGAAATGCTTTTAGACTACCCGCAAAACAACGTCTTTACATTGCGAAATGCGCCCTAATAGACTACTCCAAATATGTGAATTGCAAAACAATTTGCGTGTTACTTTTCAAATCTCTACTAAAAAGATAATTTTATGGGTTCGATTAAAAAAGAGCTACTCTCCGGTGTTTTTTATACAGCCATTGCTAAATATTCGGGTATTCTCATATCATTGATTATTACAGGAGTACTTGCCAGATTAATATCCCCGGATAAATTCGGTATCGTGGCCGTAGTAACGGTTATCACCTTTTTTTTCAGCATATTCAGTGACCTCGGAATAGGAGCGGCTATCATACAAAACAAGGAACTTCAACAAAAAGATCTTAACCAATTGTTTTCATTCACGGTATGGAGCGGGTGTATCTTAACACTATTATTTTTCCTTTGCTCATGGCCGATTTCCTTTTTCTACAAAGAACCGAGCATGAAGACGATCACCCAGCTATTAGCTATAAATCTTTTCTTCGCATCAGCAAACATTGTCCCGAATGCCCTATTGTATAAAGCGAAAGCTTTCAAATTTCTCGCATGGAGAAGTCTTGGTGTGCAAGTAAGCGGAGGTATAATCGCTATTCTGGCAGCTCTTGGTGGAGCAGGACTTTATGCTTTAATTATAAATCCCATTCTTTCCAGTATCCTACTATTTATCATATCTTATCAAAAATATCCTCAAACACTGGAAATGACCTGGGGCATCCCTTCTATCCGGAAAATATTCAAATTCTCGGCTTATCAGTTCATATTCAATATCATCAACTATTTTAGTCGAAATCTCGACAAGCTCCTTATCGGGAAATACATGGGAATGTCACCCTTGGGATATTACGAAAAATCATATCGGCTGATGATGCTTCCTTTACAAAATATCACCCATGTCATCACTCCCGTGATGCACCCCATCTTTTCAGACTATCAGCATGATTTAAATCATCTGGCAGGTGCATATGAAAAAATCATCCGTTTACTAGCTTTCATCGGGTTGCCATTATCTGTTTTCCTTTGGTTCTCGGCACGTGAAATCACCTTGATCGTATTCGGTGAACAATGGATGCCCTCTGTATCAATATTTCAAATATTATCTATTTCTGTCGGGATACAAATCATCATGTCTACCTCCGGCTCCATTTTCCAAGCATCCAACGACACAAAGAGCCTATTTTTATGTGGGTTATTCTCATCAATCATCAACGTGGCAGGTATATGCGTCGGATTATTTATTTTCAAAACACTGGATGGCGTAGCCTGGAGTATCACGATCACGTTTTCAATCAGTTTTCTTCAATGCTATTACCAAATGTATTACATCACCTTTCGTCGTTCTATCATTCATTTAGGGAAACAATTTCTCTCCCCTATCTTACTCGGTAGTATCGTATTTCTAACACTATTTTTAATTACCCCTTTCATAACTCCATATTCGTTATTTATCAATTTGATCATAAAATCAGTTGTCTTTATAGGGATAGATCTAACCTATATTCATATCACAAAAGAATACAATTTGGTGAAACTACTTAAATTCAAAGCATGAAAGCATTATTTCTCACGTTCCATGGCTTTCACGCCACCAATGGAATTAGCAAAAAGATCCACTATCAAGTACGAGCACTCGAAGCTAACGGGGTGGAGACCCATCTTTGTTATTTATCGGAAAAACAAGGAATAAAATACCGTATGCTAGATCAAGAGATTCTGGCAGATTACGGAGATGGTATAAAAGGAAAACTATACAAACGTTTTGAATTCAATTCGGTCTTCCGCTACATTATTAAAAACCAGATTGATCTGGTATATATTCGCTCGGACCACAATGCCAATCCATTCACAATTAGACTGGTTAGTAAAATAAAAAAAGCCGGAATCCATGTGGTTATGGAAATTCCCACGTATCCGTACGATCAAGAATACATTCTATCCAAAGGGAAGATACAACTACTTATCGACAAATGTTTTAGGAAACAACTTGCTAAATACTTAGACCGAATTATCACCTTTTCCAATTACAAAACGATATTCGGAATCCCAACACTCCAAATCTCTAATGGGATTGATTTCAAGGACATCCCCGTAAAACAAGAAGCAAACGACACTTCACAAGAAATTCATTTAATCGGGGTCGCCGAGATTCACTATTGGCACGGATTTGACCGCTTGTTGAAGGGTCTTGCTAATTACTACATTCATGCTCCCCAATACAAAGTGTATTTTCATATTATTGGAGATTTTTTTAGCCTAAGAGAGCGTGAAGAATATATGTCTATCATCAAAGAGAATCACCTAGCTCCCTATGTTATCCTGCATGGACGGCAAGCTGGACAAATGCTTGACCTTCTTTTTGAACTATGCGATTTCGGAATCGGCAGTTTGGGACGCCATCGTAGTGGAATCACAAATATTAAAACGCTTAAAAACAGAGAATATGCAGCTAGAGGTATTCCGTTCATCTATTCAGAAATAGACGAAGATTTTGAAAATATGCCTTATATCATGAAAATTCCCGCAAA
Proteins encoded in this region:
- a CDS encoding O-antigen ligase family protein, coding for MIKNGSSYITAIAFFIGLSAIYLLTLKGGIIPALLFACLPAIAMVTAKFCQKQYYFYVFFVINYVITGIDRYIPLKFGMIMLGLTLGIGCLLLLKNIFQVYEWKRSFNALTALWGIWFFYCLFELFNPLAVADAWFIAINGYALFPLISAIIIPVLFTQFKHFHWLLVLWAILSILAALKGYWQKSHGFDSAELYWLFVEGGARTHIIHYGVRYFSFLSDAANFGITMGLSLVVFGISGFFVKTRWIKYLFWLTALVSTYGLLISGTRSAIAVPLVGLCAYAVLCRSFKNLFIAGGILIVIILFLTQTNIGNSNSIIRRMRSAFNKEDASFKVRGINKEKMIPLMRDKPFGVGLGLSGGRMERFAINSKLSELPPDSLLTMYWLETGIVGLSLYLSLLVLIFIRASYIAMFIIKDKQLKNILFSIIAGLAGVFVAAYANDITTYPNGILICILFVFLFIAPYYDKELTQNEPTT
- a CDS encoding glycosyltransferase family 2 protein, with translation MSQQPDISIITINYNGLEETCQLIESLQQYPQDCSYELIVVDNGSIQNEALLLQKKYPEVHVIRSEQNIGFSGGNNLGIQTAKGKGIFLLNNDTLVTANDLKYLYERLYSSPVIGAVSPKIKFAFPPQHIQFAGFTPLSKYTLRNRTIGYNETDEGQFDIPQETSYLHGAAMMIKREVIEQVGRMPEIYFLYYEEMDWCTQMSRQGYQLWYEPRCTIFHKESRSTGQDSPLKTYYLTRNRLLYAWRNRQGRTLYISILYQLLMANPKNITMHLLHGRLLQVEAIFKGCRDFFLLKHKRENI
- a CDS encoding glycosyltransferase, which produces MNIQEALYIFEYICWILASVAVAYPLIYSLASLGTRKSYYPTANKQHKFAILFPAYKEDRVILPVVESFLQQHYPQELYKVIVISDHMQETTNERLAQLPITLLKANYENSSKAKALNFAMDHFERDEFDAVVILDADNIVDTNFLLEINKVFDAGVQAIQAHRTAKNRNTDIAVLDGLSEEVNNSIFRRGHVRLGISSALIGSGMIFNYQWFHDNVKHLVTTGEDKELEVLLLKQRIFIEFLDEVYVYDEKTQGEKGFYNQRRRWLATQFAQWGRVFKDLPQAILSGNIDYSDKLIQWVLPPRLILFGGIIVMGSIMQIIDWPLALKWWALFLIMGVTLCLAIPDKLVDDRFKKSINKLPLLFIMMVVNLFRMKGMNKKFVNTEKNGSSTL
- a CDS encoding glycosyltransferase family 4 protein, whose amino-acid sequence is MKIAIEAQRIFRTNKHGMDFVALETIRELQKLDHIHEYYILVAPGEDHCLEESANFHIIEIKCPTYPLWEQVALPLAIRKIKPDIVHCTSNTAPLFCPAPLILTLHDIIFLEKRAHNNKSMYQNMGWYYRRFVVPRILKKCKQIITVSQFECNRIRETLHLPEEQIIATHNGFSQRFHPLESVYDTTKKYIPSKEYLFFLGNTDPKKNTTRTLKAYSVYVQQSAHPLPLLIADLKEEVIHQILKQEGIENIKNMLYSPGYITHSDLPAIYNGARTFLYTSLRESFGIPLLEAMACGTPVITSNTSAIPEIAGDGAILVSPLDVNAIAKELLRLETDVPYRNQQIAYGLERSKQFSWQHTAEQLLKIYESIH
- a CDS encoding flagellar motor protein MotB, with protein sequence MRIFKSSKEENQWMSISDLMSVLMMIFLFISIVYMRSVNLEKNKITSIAQTYETTQVEITNDLKKEFTKNLQIWNAVLDSLTLSIRFENPEILFNVGSAELNDHFKSILDSFFPRFIQILTDPKYKNDIEEIRIEGHTSSEWAGESSPYQAYFNNMELSQDRTRKVLEYILSQIKDEQLLHWTKSKLTANGLSSSHLIYNPNQTENKERSRRVEFKIKTNAEQQIIRILEQSK
- a CDS encoding sugar-transfer associated ATP-grasp domain-containing protein, giving the protein MKNYIPDYFAYYLLYPKSFKERNILCEDKFLFYTICQGLRINQPKTILYTRNNSFLNDQQNIITLQETLEIIQNIPDKKLFIKPRFGVGGTGIHVLNKTNPNTFIDKQKNVIVDLEYIKEIVKQDYIIQAGLTQHTIINEIYPFSINTFRIVTECIDNSKIKILFALLRMGHGGMEIDNATSGGLYTKVNPNTGELYKYALTNNQEKFLAHPYTNFKFEGFHIPFWDKIVEFTLKLAFKFCDIKYIGWDIAYTEDGPVVIEANNGPDISILQDFYGGLKNHFKINSPTDFWYSENYGIKDL
- a CDS encoding acyltransferase; protein product: MFDKLKTVIKRNTQIKRLIMWSISPANNPRPRLWVKWFINPFVHKKGKGAIIRRRKSRIDVFPWNQFSIGNNTIIEDFTTINNGAGNIIIGDNARVGIGSVIIGPVYLGNKVGLGQHVFISGFNHGYEDGERDSNEQALVKKEVIIDDESHIGANSVIVAGVHIGKRCQIGAGSVVTKNIPDYSVAVGNPAKIIKRYNFQNKTWERTQELVPLVNNNSNHI
- a CDS encoding glycosyltransferase family 2 protein; translation: MNSFKVSVIIPVYNTELYIKQTVESIQKQTLYDIEIIIINDGSTDNSLSLLLELSKQDHRIKIFSQENQGLSISRNTGLEKASGEFVYFMDSDDLLEKDALEICYQKCIAEKLDFVFFDAESFYAENTCPRNYQYQRNLQISDNVWQGTELLKIQDQTGNFRTSACLSFSSSSFLKKNNIRFYPHIIHEDELYTALLYLNATRVKYIQRTFFKRRVRKNSITTRPFSMKNIQGYFTVANELKNYTYLQAEVREIIHNHLSKMLNAAIRNAFRLPAKQRLYIAKCALIDYSKYVNCKTICVLLFKSLLKR
- a CDS encoding lipopolysaccharide biosynthesis protein, translated to MGSIKKELLSGVFYTAIAKYSGILISLIITGVLARLISPDKFGIVAVVTVITFFFSIFSDLGIGAAIIQNKELQQKDLNQLFSFTVWSGCILTLLFFLCSWPISFFYKEPSMKTITQLLAINLFFASANIVPNALLYKAKAFKFLAWRSLGVQVSGGIIAILAALGGAGLYALIINPILSSILLFIISYQKYPQTLEMTWGIPSIRKIFKFSAYQFIFNIINYFSRNLDKLLIGKYMGMSPLGYYEKSYRLMMLPLQNITHVITPVMHPIFSDYQHDLNHLAGAYEKIIRLLAFIGLPLSVFLWFSAREITLIVFGEQWMPSVSIFQILSISVGIQIIMSTSGSIFQASNDTKSLFLCGLFSSIINVAGICVGLFIFKTLDGVAWSITITFSISFLQCYYQMYYITFRRSIIHLGKQFLSPILLGSIVFLTLFLITPFITPYSLFINLIIKSVVFIGIDLTYIHITKEYNLVKLLKFKA
- a CDS encoding glycosyltransferase family 1 protein, whose translation is MKALFLTFHGFHATNGISKKIHYQVRALEANGVETHLCYLSEKQGIKYRMLDQEILADYGDGIKGKLYKRFEFNSVFRYIIKNQIDLVYIRSDHNANPFTIRLVSKIKKAGIHVVMEIPTYPYDQEYILSKGKIQLLIDKCFRKQLAKYLDRIITFSNYKTIFGIPTLQISNGIDFKDIPVKQEANDTSQEIHLIGVAEIHYWHGFDRLLKGLANYYIHAPQYKVYFHIIGDFFSLREREEYMSIIKENHLAPYVILHGRQAGQMLDLLFELCDFGIGSLGRHRSGITNIKTLKNREYAARGIPFIYSEIDEDFENMPYIMKIPANEEAVDIKQILNFYNQLHITPLEIRNSIRHLSWNNQMKKVLDEMQKKDKINPNNNNIANFAT